The proteins below come from a single Acidovorax sp. NCPPB 4044 genomic window:
- a CDS encoding fumarylacetoacetate hydrolase family protein: MKLLSFLIDGQACWGAATADGIVDLGRRLPAYGSVLALLEGGEAALAQARDALAGAAAPDHALDSATLMPPIPAPRKIFCIGVNYAHRNAEYRDGSELPRYPSIFLRVPDSFVGHGRPLLQPHESQQLDYEGEIGLVIGRGGRRIAREDALGHIAGLTCVNEGTVRDWVHHAKFNVTQGKNFHASGAMGPWIATADEFPQGYGRLRVRTRVNGETRQDDTTEHLMFDFAQLIHYLSTFTTLEPGDVVVTGTPTGAGIRFDPPRFLQPGDVVEVEVDGVGVLRNAVEAEA; this comes from the coding sequence ATGAAGCTCCTTTCCTTTCTCATCGACGGCCAGGCCTGCTGGGGCGCCGCCACGGCAGACGGCATCGTCGACCTGGGCCGGCGCCTGCCCGCCTACGGCAGCGTGCTCGCGCTGCTGGAGGGCGGCGAGGCGGCGCTGGCGCAGGCCCGCGATGCGCTCGCGGGCGCGGCCGCTCCCGACCACGCACTGGACAGCGCCACGCTGATGCCGCCGATCCCCGCGCCGCGCAAGATCTTCTGCATCGGCGTGAACTACGCGCACCGCAATGCCGAGTACCGCGATGGCAGCGAGCTGCCGCGCTACCCGAGCATCTTCCTGCGCGTGCCGGACTCGTTCGTCGGCCACGGCCGGCCGCTGCTGCAGCCGCACGAATCGCAGCAGCTCGACTACGAGGGCGAGATCGGCCTCGTGATCGGCCGCGGCGGGCGGCGCATCGCGCGCGAGGACGCGCTCGGCCACATCGCCGGGCTCACCTGCGTGAACGAAGGCACGGTGCGCGACTGGGTGCACCACGCGAAGTTCAACGTCACGCAGGGCAAGAACTTCCACGCATCGGGCGCGATGGGCCCGTGGATCGCCACGGCCGACGAGTTCCCGCAGGGCTACGGCCGGCTGCGCGTGCGCACGCGCGTGAACGGCGAGACGCGGCAGGACGACACCACCGAGCACCTGATGTTCGACTTCGCGCAGCTCATCCACTACCTCTCCACCTTCACCACGCTGGAGCCCGGCGACGTGGTCGTGACCGGCACGCCCACGGGCGCGGGCATCCGCTTCGATCCGCCGCGCTTCCTGCAGCCCGGCGACGTGGTCGAGGTGGAGGTGGACGGCGTGGGCGTGCTGCGCAACGCCGTGGAGGCCGAGGCATGA
- the hpaH gene encoding 2-oxo-hept-4-ene-1,7-dioate hydratase: MSDAPAPTLSAEQLAEAARQLDEAERTRVPCAQFSQRYPGMGIDDAYAIQAAWMQRKQARGRRAIGHKIGLTSKAMQRAVNIAEPDFGTLLDDMLFRDGASLPADRFLQLRIEAELAFVLARPLAGPHCTLYDVLDATAYVTPALEVLDARIQRVDPETGRTRTVIDTISDNAANAALVLGGRPFKPALLDADLRRIGAIVTRNGDVEETGLAAGVLNHPANGVAWLANRLHRHGIALQAGEVVLAGSFIRPIDVARGDTIVADYGEFGTVACHFG; this comes from the coding sequence ATGAGCGACGCCCCCGCACCCACCCTGTCGGCAGAGCAGCTCGCCGAGGCCGCCCGGCAGCTCGACGAGGCCGAACGCACGCGCGTGCCCTGCGCGCAGTTCTCGCAGCGGTATCCGGGCATGGGCATCGACGATGCCTACGCGATCCAGGCCGCCTGGATGCAGCGCAAGCAGGCCCGGGGGCGGCGCGCCATCGGCCACAAGATCGGCCTCACGTCCAAGGCGATGCAGCGCGCGGTGAACATCGCGGAGCCCGACTTCGGCACGCTGCTGGACGACATGCTCTTCCGCGACGGGGCCAGCCTGCCGGCCGACCGCTTTTTGCAGCTGCGCATCGAGGCCGAACTCGCCTTCGTGCTCGCGCGGCCGCTCGCAGGCCCGCACTGCACGCTCTACGACGTGCTCGACGCCACGGCCTACGTGACCCCGGCGCTGGAGGTCCTGGACGCGCGCATCCAGCGCGTGGACCCGGAAACGGGCCGCACGCGCACCGTGATCGACACCATCTCCGACAACGCGGCCAACGCGGCGCTCGTGCTCGGCGGGCGGCCCTTCAAGCCCGCGCTGCTGGATGCGGACCTGCGGCGCATCGGCGCCATCGTGACGCGCAACGGCGACGTGGAGGAAACCGGGCTCGCGGCCGGCGTGCTGAACCACCCGGCCAACGGCGTGGCCTGGCTCGCCAACCGGCTGCACCGCCACGGCATCGCGCTGCAGGCCGGCGAGGTGGTGCTGGCGGGCTCGTTCATCCGGCCGATCGACGTGGCGCGCGGCGATACCATCGTGGCGGACTACGGCGAATTCGGCACCGTCGCGTGCCATTTCGGCTGA
- a CDS encoding aldolase/citrate lyase family protein, whose product MPQPNRFKRALAAGQPQIGLWSTLASPYASELLAGSGFDWMLLDTEHSPSDVPHMLQQLQAVAAEREGHTAAVVRPAWNDPVLIKRYLDIGAQSLLLPFVQDADEARAAVAAMRYAPRGIRGMGGSVRATRFGRDTHYLAQAESELCLLVQVETAEALERIEDIAAVDGVDGIFIGPADLSASMGHAGQPQHPEVRAAIDGAIRRIRACGKAPGILMADEARARECLDLGALFVAVAIDMLLLRQGADAAAARFRGGAATFTPY is encoded by the coding sequence ATGCCCCAGCCCAACCGCTTCAAGCGCGCGCTCGCCGCCGGCCAGCCGCAGATCGGCCTCTGGTCCACCCTGGCCTCGCCCTACGCGAGCGAGCTGCTCGCGGGTTCGGGCTTCGACTGGATGCTGCTGGACACCGAGCATTCGCCCAGCGACGTGCCGCACATGCTGCAGCAGTTGCAGGCCGTGGCCGCCGAGCGCGAGGGCCACACCGCGGCCGTCGTGCGGCCCGCGTGGAACGACCCGGTGCTCATCAAGCGCTACCTCGACATCGGCGCGCAGAGCCTGCTGCTGCCCTTCGTGCAGGACGCGGACGAGGCGCGCGCCGCCGTGGCCGCGATGCGGTATGCGCCGCGCGGCATCCGCGGCATGGGCGGCTCGGTGCGCGCCACGCGCTTCGGGCGCGACACGCACTACCTCGCGCAGGCCGAGAGCGAGCTGTGCCTGCTCGTGCAGGTGGAGACGGCCGAGGCGCTGGAGCGCATCGAGGACATCGCCGCGGTGGATGGCGTGGACGGCATCTTCATCGGCCCCGCCGACCTCTCGGCCAGCATGGGGCACGCGGGGCAGCCGCAGCACCCCGAGGTGCGCGCGGCCATCGACGGCGCGATCCGGCGCATCCGGGCCTGCGGCAAGGCGCCCGGCATCCTGATGGCCGACGAGGCACGCGCGCGCGAATGCCTGGATCTCGGCGCCCTCTTCGTGGCCGTGGCGATCGACATGCTGCTGCTGCGCCAGGGCGCCGACGCCGCGGCCGCGCGGTTCCGCGGCGGCGCGGCCACCTTTACCCCCTACTGA
- a CDS encoding MarR family winged helix-turn-helix transcriptional regulator — MPSRTAPAAAPLPALQRLDNQVCFALYSASLAMTKLYKPLLDGIGLTYPQYIAMLALWERDGVTVSELGERLCLDSGTLTPLLKRMETSGLVARERDAQDERRVRITLTAEGRALRGRAEAIPHCVLERSQCTIPELQALTSQLTGLRERLSRPPG; from the coding sequence ATGCCTTCCCGCACCGCCCCAGCCGCAGCCCCGCTCCCCGCCCTCCAGCGGCTGGACAACCAGGTCTGTTTCGCGCTGTATTCGGCGTCGCTGGCGATGACCAAGCTCTACAAGCCGCTGCTCGACGGCATCGGGCTCACCTACCCGCAGTACATCGCCATGCTCGCGCTCTGGGAACGCGACGGCGTCACCGTCTCCGAGCTGGGCGAGCGCCTGTGCCTCGACTCGGGCACGCTCACCCCGCTGCTCAAGCGCATGGAGACCTCCGGGCTCGTGGCCCGCGAGCGCGATGCGCAGGACGAGCGGCGCGTGCGCATCACGCTCACGGCCGAAGGGCGCGCGCTGCGCGGCCGGGCCGAGGCGATCCCGCATTGCGTGCTGGAGCGCAGCCAATGCACCATTCCCGAGCTGCAGGCGCTCACGTCGCAGCTCACCGGGCTGCGCGAGCGGCTCTCCCGGCCCCCGGGCTGA
- a CDS encoding organic hydroperoxide resistance protein, which translates to MTTLEKVLYTARAHTTGGRDGASRTDDGRLDVKLSSPGTSGTGTNPEQLFAAGYSACFIGALKAVGGKLGIAVPQDVSVDAEVDLGPIPNAYGIAARLTVTLPGLDREKAQQLVDAAHQVCPYSNATRGNIDVTITLA; encoded by the coding sequence ATGACCACGCTCGAAAAAGTCCTCTACACCGCCCGCGCCCACACCACCGGCGGCCGCGATGGCGCCTCGCGCACCGACGACGGCCGCCTGGATGTGAAGCTGTCCTCCCCCGGCACCAGCGGCACGGGCACGAACCCCGAGCAGCTCTTCGCCGCCGGCTACTCGGCCTGCTTCATCGGCGCCCTGAAGGCCGTCGGCGGCAAGCTGGGCATCGCCGTGCCGCAGGACGTCTCGGTCGACGCCGAAGTCGACCTGGGCCCCATCCCCAACGCCTACGGCATCGCCGCGCGCCTCACGGTGACGCTGCCGGGCCTGGACCGCGAAAAGGCCCAGCAACTGGTGGACGCCGCGCACCAGGTGTGCCCGTACTCCAACGCCACCCGCGGCAACATCGACGTGACGATCACGCTGGCCTGA
- a CDS encoding type VI secretion system Vgr family protein, giving the protein MTRRVTIRTPLGEQLQFRQLRGSEDLSQLFSFDIDLLSKSCDIDPKTLLGKNATVVVETEGGGRRYLDGIVTCFGMRGQDHRFYSYRLRLQPWLWIATRKQDFRIFQHKSVPQIVQEVLAPYGFPLQQKLTRGYRAWDYCVQYGESDFDFVSRLMEHEGIYYFHQHAAGQHTLTLADDIVASHEPLPGAATIPFYPPEKAAAAERENIHAWTLGEEIKSARYYNDDYDFQKPRSDLSNMRQQPPGHSHDAYETYEWPGGYVQHGDGETYARVRLQENLSGQSVAQGESRHRSLATGYTFTLTNYPRGDQNRQYLITGLAYHFKENPQVSAAAPRAPGTEQEEGSFQKFSLAAQPTSLPYTPARTTPKPRTTGPQTAVVVGPAGEEIWTDEYGRVKVQFHWDRLGAMDENSSCWVRVSTHWAGPGFGAIAIPRIGHEVVIDFLNGDPDYPIVTGSVYNAANMPPWALPGNATQSGIKTRSSKGGAAGDGMKSGAGDANAIRFEDKKGAEQLWLHAQKDQLTEVENDEDKWVGQDRRKTIDRDETSAIHRDRTETVDRNEKITVHGWRTEEVDGDETITIHSHRTERVDHDEKISIGDNRREDVGIDENIRIGRNRSKTVGRSETDAIAKHWTTTVGLLKTETIGVGCIQSTGVFKMANVGVAYHLNVGITMMTHVGMNRSDTIGAEHTHTAGRKYALTVGGGGGSAAGAVYKNIAAPSGASGGKGGSSLVMDESTITLKVGKSVLEMKDDGTVSVNGQRIQITADGDDVVIQGEDIHLN; this is encoded by the coding sequence ATGACACGCCGCGTCACCATCCGGACGCCCCTGGGAGAGCAGTTGCAGTTCCGGCAACTGCGGGGCAGCGAGGACCTGAGCCAGCTTTTTTCTTTCGACATCGACCTGCTCTCCAAGAGCTGCGATATCGATCCGAAGACCTTGCTGGGCAAGAACGCCACGGTCGTGGTGGAAACCGAAGGCGGCGGCAGACGCTACCTCGATGGCATCGTCACGTGCTTCGGCATGCGGGGGCAGGACCACCGCTTCTATTCCTACCGCCTGCGCCTGCAGCCCTGGCTGTGGATCGCCACGCGCAAGCAGGACTTCCGCATCTTTCAGCACAAGAGCGTCCCGCAGATCGTGCAGGAGGTGCTGGCACCTTATGGCTTCCCACTGCAGCAGAAGCTCACGCGCGGCTACCGCGCCTGGGACTACTGCGTGCAGTACGGCGAGAGCGACTTCGATTTCGTTTCGCGGCTGATGGAACACGAAGGCATCTACTACTTCCACCAGCACGCGGCCGGCCAGCACACGCTGACGCTGGCCGACGACATCGTGGCCTCGCACGAACCCCTCCCCGGCGCGGCGACGATCCCGTTCTACCCGCCCGAGAAGGCGGCCGCGGCCGAGCGGGAAAACATCCACGCCTGGACGCTCGGCGAGGAAATCAAGTCCGCCCGCTACTACAACGACGACTACGATTTTCAGAAGCCCCGCTCCGACCTGTCGAACATGCGCCAGCAGCCGCCGGGGCACAGCCACGATGCCTACGAAACCTATGAATGGCCGGGCGGCTACGTGCAGCATGGCGACGGCGAGACCTACGCCCGCGTGCGCCTGCAGGAGAACCTGAGCGGACAAAGCGTGGCGCAGGGCGAATCCCGCCACCGCTCGCTCGCGACGGGCTACACGTTCACGCTCACGAACTACCCGCGCGGCGACCAGAACCGGCAATACCTCATCACCGGGCTGGCATACCACTTCAAGGAAAACCCGCAGGTCAGCGCCGCAGCGCCGAGGGCGCCCGGCACGGAGCAGGAAGAAGGCTCTTTTCAAAAATTCAGCCTTGCGGCCCAGCCCACCAGCCTGCCCTATACGCCGGCGCGGACGACCCCGAAGCCGCGCACCACCGGCCCGCAGACGGCCGTGGTGGTGGGCCCGGCCGGCGAGGAGATCTGGACCGACGAGTACGGCCGCGTCAAGGTGCAGTTCCACTGGGACCGGCTGGGCGCCATGGACGAGAACTCCAGCTGCTGGGTGCGCGTGTCCACCCACTGGGCCGGCCCGGGCTTCGGGGCCATCGCCATCCCCCGCATCGGGCACGAGGTGGTCATCGACTTCCTGAACGGCGATCCGGATTACCCCATCGTCACGGGCAGCGTCTACAACGCCGCCAACATGCCGCCGTGGGCCCTGCCCGGCAATGCCACGCAATCCGGCATCAAGACCCGCTCCAGCAAGGGCGGCGCGGCCGGGGACGGAATGAAGAGCGGCGCGGGCGATGCCAATGCGATCCGCTTCGAGGACAAGAAGGGTGCGGAGCAGCTTTGGCTGCACGCCCAGAAGGACCAGCTCACCGAGGTCGAGAACGACGAGGACAAGTGGGTCGGCCAGGACCGGCGCAAGACCATCGACCGGGACGAGACCAGCGCGATCCACCGCGACCGCACCGAAACCGTCGATCGCAACGAAAAGATCACCGTGCACGGCTGGCGCACCGAGGAGGTCGATGGCGACGAGACCATCACCATCCACTCCCACCGCACCGAGCGCGTGGACCACGACGAGAAGATCAGCATCGGCGACAACCGCCGCGAGGATGTCGGCATCGATGAAAACATCCGCATCGGCCGCAACCGCAGCAAGACGGTCGGGCGCAGCGAAACCGATGCCATCGCGAAGCACTGGACCACGACGGTCGGCCTGCTGAAGACCGAGACCATCGGCGTCGGCTGCATCCAGAGCACGGGCGTCTTCAAGATGGCCAACGTCGGCGTGGCCTACCACCTCAACGTGGGCATCACGATGATGACCCACGTGGGCATGAACCGCAGCGACACCATCGGCGCGGAACACACGCACACGGCGGGCAGGAAATATGCGCTCACCGTGGGCGGCGGCGGGGGCTCGGCGGCCGGCGCTGTCTACAAGAACATCGCCGCGCCCTCCGGTGCCTCTGGAGGAAAGGGCGGCTCCAGCCTGGTCATGGACGAAAGCACCATCACCCTCAAGGTGGGGAAGTCCGTGCTGGAGATGAAGGACGACGGCACGGTCAGCGTCAACGGCCAGCGCATCCAGATCACGGCCGACGGCGACGACGTGGTGATCCAGGGCGAAGACATCCACCTGAACTGA
- a CDS encoding DUF2169 family type VI secretion system accessory protein produces the protein MDVENHSPFPHMVIEKATTPGRYFDVVIVAGSFALAHGQPVLAMDEQMPIQCVDRYVGAPESTPFLEETHLVVGKQRTDVHVLGHARPLDGKPTAHWPIGVRVGPLTRTARVTGLRAWHWTPLRGWHLTKPEPTTAVPLHAGMAYGGAVRRARYRGPATDDIHDDRAFDTYGPNPVGRGYLGDAELDRAQFYPAPQIEGVQQPVRDIRERYAPVCFGPVPRWTPQRARHAGTYGDTWRAEHFPFLPPDFDFAFYQSAQPDLIAPGWLKGDEPVTLIGCDPTGRIDTRLPGIDLLALLTDTGGLAQAVPLRLDTVTIDLDARSVQLVWRRAVPKEWGLRKAMLAAIPAGPARRGAEQPIHFHRNRVPAEVFGG, from the coding sequence ATGGATGTCGAAAACCACAGCCCGTTCCCGCACATGGTCATCGAGAAAGCGACCACCCCAGGCCGCTACTTCGATGTCGTCATCGTCGCGGGCAGCTTCGCCCTCGCGCACGGCCAACCCGTGCTGGCCATGGATGAGCAGATGCCCATCCAGTGTGTGGACCGCTACGTCGGCGCGCCCGAGAGCACGCCGTTCCTGGAGGAAACCCACCTCGTCGTCGGCAAGCAGCGCACCGACGTGCACGTGCTCGGTCATGCCCGGCCCCTGGACGGCAAGCCCACGGCGCACTGGCCCATCGGCGTGCGCGTGGGCCCGCTCACCAGGACCGCCCGGGTCACGGGCCTGCGGGCCTGGCACTGGACGCCGCTGCGAGGCTGGCATCTGACGAAGCCCGAACCCACGACCGCCGTGCCCCTGCACGCCGGCATGGCATATGGCGGCGCAGTGCGCCGGGCCCGCTACCGCGGACCGGCCACCGACGACATCCACGACGACCGCGCCTTCGACACCTACGGACCCAATCCCGTGGGCCGTGGCTACCTGGGCGATGCGGAACTGGACCGTGCCCAGTTCTACCCGGCCCCGCAGATCGAGGGCGTGCAGCAACCGGTGCGCGACATTCGGGAGCGCTACGCGCCCGTCTGTTTCGGCCCCGTGCCCCGCTGGACTCCGCAGCGCGCCCGCCATGCCGGCACCTATGGCGACACCTGGCGCGCCGAGCACTTCCCGTTCCTGCCGCCGGACTTCGATTTCGCGTTCTACCAGTCCGCGCAGCCCGACCTGATCGCCCCCGGCTGGCTGAAGGGCGACGAACCGGTCACCCTGATCGGCTGCGACCCCACCGGCCGCATCGACACCCGGTTGCCGGGCATCGACCTCCTGGCGCTGCTCACGGACACCGGCGGGCTGGCCCAGGCCGTGCCGCTGCGGCTGGACACAGTGACCATCGACCTCGACGCGCGGAGCGTGCAACTGGTCTGGCGGCGTGCCGTGCCCAAGGAGTGGGGGCTGCGCAAGGCGATGCTGGCGGCCATTCCGGCCGGGCCGGCGCGGCGCGGCGCCGAGCAGCCCATCCACTTCCACCGCAACCGCGTTCCTGCGGAGGTATTCGGTGGCTGA